A stretch of the Leptospiraceae bacterium genome encodes the following:
- a CDS encoding helix-turn-helix transcriptional regulator, giving the protein MKKENYNELFNYLKVTQRGFAKEFSISQSTISDIVNGKVKTLPVEIIYRLNKEYGISLDWLVKGEGQMFDVGSKDSLTKEEEELFQEVRKDPKLLVLIKSLIETLKKTYK; this is encoded by the coding sequence ATGAAAAAAGAAAACTACAACGAGTTATTTAATTATTTAAAAGTGACACAAAGGGGTTTTGCAAAAGAATTTAGTATTTCCCAATCCACTATTAGTGATATTGTGAATGGAAAGGTAAAGACACTACCAGTTGAAATAATTTACCGACTCAATAAGGAATATGGAATAAGTCTTGATTGGTTAGTAAAAGGTGAGGGTCAAATGTTCGATGTTGGAAGTAAAGATTCTCTAACAAAAGAAGAAGAGGAGCTTTTTCAGGAAGTCAGAAAAGACCCCAAACTCTTAGTTCTCATAAAAAGCTTAATCGAAACTCTAAAGAAAACGTATAAATGA
- a CDS encoding type II toxin-antitoxin system RelE/ParE family toxin: MENEDKKGESYRFEPEAKKDLEDSFLWYEKQKKGLGLEFANEVFDTAEKLGKKMGESTVETHSNTSPSVKKTKLKRFPFSLYYVLKETLISIVAVWHDRRNPESLKNRK, encoded by the coding sequence ATGGAAAATGAAGACAAAAAAGGAGAGAGCTATCGGTTTGAACCGGAAGCCAAGAAGGATTTGGAAGACTCCTTTCTCTGGTATGAAAAGCAGAAGAAAGGTTTGGGTTTAGAGTTTGCTAATGAGGTTTTTGATACAGCCGAAAAGCTGGGAAAAAAGATGGGAGAGAGCACTGTAGAGACGCATAGCAATACATCTCCTTCGGTAAAGAAAACAAAGCTAAAGCGTTTTCCTTTCTCCCTCTACTATGTTCTCAAAGAAACCCTGATTTCGATAGTAGCTGTCTGGCATGACAGGAGAAACCCGGAGTCTTTGAAAAACAGAAAATAA